GCTGGAGAGCGCGGGCGTGGTGCGCCGGGAGCGCGCGGCACACGACGAGCGCTCGGTGGTCATCGCGTGCACGGGGCGCGGAGAGGAACTCCGGGAACGCGCGGTGCGCATACCCGGCGCGCTCCTCACCGCCACCCAGCTCGCCGGCGCGGATGCCACCCGGCTCCGCGCGGAGTTGTGGCAGCTCGCACAACGGGCGCAGGCCGCGGCCGAGCGCTCCCGCTGAGCTCCGGTTGCCGCGGGTTTCCTCCCCCTCCTGCCCACACCCGCCGTTACCGGCAAGTACCTTGTGCGCGATGCACTTGCACACTCCTGTGTTGCCTGCTGCCCCGTCCCATCAGGGGGAGGTCCTGCCATGATCGACGGCACCGAAGCCGACATCCGTCCCGACAGCCGTACCGACACACGCCCCACGAAGATCGTGTACGTCGCCGAGGCCACCGCCCACGGCGGCCGGGACGGCTATGTCACCAGCCAGGACGGCCAGATCGAGCTGAAGGTCGCGATGCCGCCCGAGCTGAGCGGCGACGGCAACGGCACCAACCCGGAGCAGCTGTTCGCGGCCGGCTACAGCTCCTGCTTCCACAACGCGCTGGTCCTCGTCGGCCGCCGCGAGGGCTACGACCTGACCGGCTCGACGGTCGCCGCCAAGGTCGGCCTCGGCCCCAACAGACGGCGTGGTTACGGTCTCGCGGTCGCCCTCAGCGTCTCGCTCCCGGTCCTCGACGCGGACATCGCGGCGAAGCTGGTGGACGCCGCCCACGAGGTGTGCCCGTACTCCAACGCGACCCGCGGGAACATCGACGTGACGATCCTGCTTGGCTGAGGTGAGGGGGAGACCCCGGAGCGAGACGAACCC
This genomic window from Streptomyces sp. DG2A-72 contains:
- a CDS encoding organic hydroperoxide resistance protein; this encodes MIDGTEADIRPDSRTDTRPTKIVYVAEATAHGGRDGYVTSQDGQIELKVAMPPELSGDGNGTNPEQLFAAGYSSCFHNALVLVGRREGYDLTGSTVAAKVGLGPNRRRGYGLAVALSVSLPVLDADIAAKLVDAAHEVCPYSNATRGNIDVTILLG